The Haloarcula limicola genomic sequence CGGCGGCCGGACAGGGCGTCTTCCAGGCCGCACAGGACGCCCAGCGGTTCGCCGTCGGCGTCGATGCCGACCAGTCCGTGACGCTACCGGACTATCAGGACGTCATCATGGGCTCTGCGGTGAAGTACATCAACCGCGGCACCGCCGAGGTGGCACAGGCCGTCGTCGAGGACAACTGGGAGAGCGTGCAGGGGCCGAACGTCCTCGGCCTCGAAGAGGACGCCGTCGAGGTGGTCCTCGGGCAGGCCGTCGGGCCGAAACTCCCCGACGTCGTCACGCAGAACTTAGAGGAATCGAAGCAGGCCATCGTCGGCGGGGATATCACGGTCCCGTGTACCGCCGGTGGCTGTCAGGACTGAAGCGGTCACTTGTCTCGATTTATCGCCTTTACTACCACTATGACAACCGAAAACGCGGGCCAGTTCGCGGTGCGACTCGACGGCATCACCAAGCGGTTCGGCGACGTCGTCGCCAACGAGGGCGTCGACCTCGCCGTCGAATCGGGGTCGGTCCACGCGCTCGTCGGCGAGAACGGCGCGGGAAAGACCACGCTGATGAGCGTCCTCTACGGGCTCTACCGGCCGGACGCGGGAACTATCTCGGTCCACGGCGAGGAGCGCCGCTTCTCCTCGCCGCGGGACGCCATCGACGCCGGTGTCGGCATGATACATCAACACTTCCAGTTGGTGGATACGATGACCGTCCTTCAGAACATCGTGCTCGGTCAGGAACCGACCAGCGGCGGCTTGGTCGACCAGGCCAGTGCGCGCGAGGACGTGAAGGCCATCTGTGACACCTACGGCTTCGACGTCGACCGGTACCTCGATACGCGCGTCGAGCAGCTCGGCGTGGGCGTCCAACAGCGCGTCGAGATCGTCAAGAGCCTCTATCGGGGCGCGGAGACGCTCGTCCTCGACGAGCCGACGGCGGTGTTGACCCCACAGGAGGTCGACGCGCTGTTCGACGTGATGGCCGAACTCACCGACCGCGGGCGCTCGCTCATCTTTATCACGCACAAGCTCGACGAGGCGATGACGGCGGCCGATCGAATCACGGTGCTTCGGGACGGGAAGGCGGTCGGTACCGTCGACGCAGCGACCACCTCCCGCGAGGAACTCGCGCGGATGATGGTCGGCCGCGACGTGTTGTTCGAGGTGGAACAACGCGAGACGACGCCCGGCGACGTGCTGGTCGACGTGGACGACCTCCGCGTGCGCGACGACCGCGACCTCGAACAGGTCGGCGGCGTCGACGCCGAGATACGCGAGGGGGAAGTACTGGGGATCGCCGGCGTCGAGGGGAACGGCCAGTCCGAGCTCGTCGAGGCGCTCGTCGGCCTCAGATCGGTCGATGGCGGATCTATTTCGTTCGAGGGCACCGACGTGACCGAGACGAGCCGCCGCCGCCGCATCGAGTCCGGCATCGCCTACGTCCCCGAGGACAGACAGGAGGAGGGGCTCGTACAGGACTACACCCTCGCACGCAACGCGCTACTGGGCAATCAGACGCTCGACCCCTTCGAGCGCGGCGGCTTCCTCGATTGGAGCGCCGTGCGCGACCACGCCGACGACATCATCGACGCCTACGACGTACAGCCGAGTGACCGGGAGGCCGAGGCCGCGTCGCTCTCCGGCGGGAACCAGCAGAAGTTCATCGTCGGACGGGAGCTAGAGCGCGACCCCGCCTTCGTCGTGGCCTCGCACCCGACCCGCGGGGTCGACATCGGCTCCATCGAGTTCATCCACGACCGGCTGCTTGAGATGCGCGACCGCGGAATGGGGGTCCTGCTCGTCTCCTCGAAGCTCGACGAGGTCCAGAAGCTCTCGGACCGCATCGCCGTCATGTACGAGGGGCAGTTCGTCGACGTCGTGGACCCAGACGACGTGACCGAACACGACCTCGGACTACTGATGACCGGCGACTCACCGACGGACGACCGGTCGGGCGACGGCGACCGGGAGGTCGAACTGTGAGCGGCCTCGATAGCGGAAACGTCAGGGCGACGCTCGACCGAGCCGCAGACCGGATGGTCCGCGCCTCCGTCTTAGAGCGGTTCGCCATCGCGGTGGCCTCGACGCTGCTGGCACTCCTCTTGGGAGCCGTGATCGTCGCCGCGTCGGGCTACGACGCCGTCGAGTTCGTCACGGCGCTCGTCTACGGCGCGTTCGGGACCATCTCCAACGTCGCCTTCACGCTCCGGCAGACGACGATGCTCCTCCTCACCGGCGTGGCCGTCGCCATCGCGTTCCGGGCCGGCGTGTTCAACATCGGCGTCCAAGGACAGTTCGTCGTCGGCGGGTTCGCCACGGTCGTCACCGTCCTCTTCCTCGCGCCGTTCCTGCCGACCGGGGTCGTCGGCGGCGTCCTCCTGATGCTACTGGGCACCGCCGCCGCGATGCTCGTCGGCGGGGCCTACGCCGCCATTCCGGGCGTCATGAAGGCCTACGCCGACGCGAACGAGGTCATCACGACCATCATGTTGAACTTCATCGCCTCGGGCGTCGTCTTCTACCTCGTCGACAGCCACCTCCGGCCCGAGGGAGCGTCGGCCCCGAACACCGAGCAACTCCCGTCGTACGTCGACCTCCCCGGCTTCGCCTTCGGCAGTAGCTCTTTCTCGGTCATCGGGCTGGGCGTCGCTCTCCTGACCGCCGTCGTCGTCGCGTTCGTGCTCGGTCGCACCCGCTACGGCTACGACCTCGTCACCAGCGGCCACCAGGCGGCGGCCGCGGCCTACGCCGGCGTGGACCCGAAGCGCACCGTCGTCCTCACGATGACGTTCTCGGGGATGGTCGCGGGCCTCGCGGGCGCGATGTTCGCCATCATGATCCTCGGGTACTACAGCGACCCGAGCACGTTCCCCCGCTTCGGCTTCGACGCTATCGCGGTGAGCTTACTGGCCGCGAACAACCCGCTCGGCGTCATCCCGGCCGCCCTGCTGTTCGGCGGCCTCGACGCCGGCGGGCAGTACATCGGTTTCACGCTCGACGTCCCCCGTCAGTTGGTCGACGGCGTCGTCGGCCTCGTCGTCCTGTTCGTCGCCACGCCGGAGCTGTTTCGGATGGCCGGCCGGCGGACCGGCCTCGGAGGTGACGAGGAGTGAGCGTCACGGAGTACGCGAACCCCGTCCGCGTCACCGTCGGCGTCGGCCTGCTGGTCCTGTTCGTCGTCGGCGGCGTGGCGACCCTGCTCGATCTCCCCGGGGCGGAACTGCTCACCGTCGGGGCCGCACAGCGTGCCTTGCAGGCGGCCATCCCCATCGCGCTGGCGGCCATCGGGGGTCTCTACGCCGAGAAGAGCGGCGTGTTCAACATCGGGCTGGAGGGGTTCATGATATTCGGCGCGCTGGCGGCCGCCGCCACCGCCTCGATCGCCTCCGGTGAAGGTGCGGTCACGCAGGCGCACCTCTGGCTCGGCATCCTCGTCGCGGTACTCGTCTGCGCGCTGCTCACCGTCGTCTACGCGCTGTTGACTATCCGCTATCGGGCCGACCAGATCGTCGCGGGGCTGGCGGTCTGGTTCGTCGCGCTCGGGTTCGGGCCGTTCACCGCGACGGTCATCTGGGGCGGCGTCTCCAGTCCGTCGCTGCCGAACGTCGACGCGATCACCGTCCCGGTCCTCGCCGAAATTCCGGTGCTCGGGCGACTGGTCTTCGACTCCTCGCCGCTGCTGTGGCTCACGCTGTTTCTCACCGCCGCGGCGTGGGTCGTCCTCTATCGCACCCGCTACGGCTACTGGGTGCAAGCCGCCGGCGAGAACCCGCAGGCGCTCGACACCGCCGGCGTCTCCGTCAACCGCGTCCGCTACGCCACGGTTATCTTCTCCGGCGCGATGGCGGGGCTGGGCGGTGCCGTCCTCTCCATCGGCATCGGCAGCGGCTTCACGGGAACCGGCGTGACGATGGTCGACGGGCGGGGCTGGATCGCCATCGTCGCGTACCTCTTCGGCAACTACAACCCGGTCGGCGCGTTCGGCGCGGCGCTGCTGTTCGGCGCGATGGAGATGCTCCAGATCCAGCTCCAGACCATCGGCATCGCGCTCCCGGGCAGCATCACCGAGCTGTTCCCCTACGTCGCCGTGCTGGTGGTGCTCGCCGCCGTCGGCTACACGCGGATGCCCGCCGCCGTGGGCGAGCCCTACGAGACGGAGAAGTGAGCGACCCGCTGGCGGGGATTCACCGGTTCAGCGAACCGCCCGACGCACCCGCGCGACGACGCCGACGAGGACGAGCGCGACGAACGCCAGCGCCGCCAGCCCGAGGTCGAAGCCGGGGCCGTCACCTTCCGTCAGTCCGGTGCCGGGATTCCGGTCCCAGTCGTCGCTCTCGCCGACGCGCATCCGGCCCGCCTCGACGCCCTCGACGGCGACGGTCCCCTCCGTCGCCGGGAACTCCAGCGTCACGTCCTTGCGCTCGCCGGGCGCGAGCGAGACGTTACGAGCGGCGACCGCCTCGCCGTCGACGGTGACGGTCAGCGTCCGGTTCGCCGGGCGGTCGCCGGGGTTCTCGACGGTCGCCACGATACTCGTTTCGTAGCCCGATCGGGCCCAGTCCGGCGGGCTGGTCGTCTCGACGACGCTCACCTCGCCCGGCGCGAGCGAGACGACCGCCAGCGAGGAGAGACCGTCGGCGGTCGCGCGATACTGTCCCGCGTCGGCGTCGTAGGTCGTCTCCAGCGGCTGCCACGACCCGTTGGCGTATCGGTACAGCGCGACGCTGTCGCGCGAGCGATCGGTGGGGAGGGCCGACTCGTCGACCCGAACCGCGACGTCGACGCTCCGGACCGCCTCGTCGTCGGCACCCGTCTCGACCGGGACGTACCCCAGCACGTCACCACGGGCGACCGACGGAAGCGCGCCCGAATCCGCCCGCGCCGCTCCCACCGTCGACTGAACGCGTTCTCGTTCCACCGCGAAGGTGACGCGCATACCGGAGACGGCGACCGCGGACTGCCCGTCCGCCCGGAAGTCGGGCGTCACCGTCGTTCCGACCGCGGCGTTCCGGACGGTGAATCTGAGGCCGTCACCCGTCTGTGACTGCGTGACGAGCAGGGTCGACGAGTCGCGCTCGTCGGGCGGGTTGCCGTACCTCGGGCCGCTGTCTCCGCCGCTCTCGTCGCTCGCTCCGTCGTCGTCGCTCGATACCGATCCGGCGTCCGCATCGGCGTCGTCACCCGAGTCGTCTGGGGTCGGGGTGGCCGTGGGCGTCGGCGAGGGGGTAGCCGTCGGCTCGGGGGTCGGCGTTGCAGTTGGCTCTGGCGTGGCTGTCGACGTCGGCGTCGCGGTGGGTTCGGGCGTCGGCGTCGGTGTTTGCTCCGGAGTGACCGTGGGCGTCGGCGTAGCCGTCGGTGTCGGCGTGGCGGTCGGCTCCGGCGTAGCTGTCGGCGTTGGCGTCGCCGTGGGCGTCGCAGTCGGTTCGGGTGTCGGCGTGGCGGTCGGCTCCGGCGTAGCTGTCGCCGTGGGCGTCGCAGTCGGTTCGGGTGTCGGCGTCGCCGTTGGCTCCGGTGTCGCCGTCGGTTCGGGCGTCGCGGGCTGGTCGAATATCGGCGACAGGAGCGGCGGAAGCCCGGGAGTCGAAGAGGGCGGCTCCGTCTCGGTTTCGTCCGCTTCGTCCGCCTCGTCGGTCTCGGTCTGTGGATCGTCCGCCTCGTCGGTCGTCGCCGCTTCGGTGGCCGCTTCCGCTGTTTCGGTCTCCGTCTCGGTCGGCTCCTCGGTTTGCGTCTCTGCTTCAGTAGTTTCCTCGGTCGGCTCTTCCGTGGCAGTCTCGGTCTCGGTGTCTTCCTCGGTCGGCTCTTCCGTGGCAGTCTCGGTCTCGGTATCTTCCTCGGTCGGCTCCTCGGGAACCGTCTCTTCCTCGGTCGGCTCCTCGGGAACCGTCTCTTCCTCGGTCGCCTCCTCCGTCACCGGCTCCGCCGTGGATTCTGCAGTTGCCGTCTCGGCTTCGGTCGTCTCCGTCTCGGTCGCTTCCCGCGTCCCCTCCTCGTCGGTGGGCGACAGCAACTCGTCGATGAGCGACCCGATCCCGCCGTCGTCCGTCTCGGTTTCGTCCGCTTCGTCTCCGTCGCCGCTTTCGGTCTCACTCTCTGTCTCGGTGATCTCGTCGGCAGTCGTCTCCGATTCTGCCGTCGGATCTTCGGTCGCCGTCTCGGTCTCGGGACTATCCGTCTCCGTTTCCGGACTGTCGGTTTCGGTTTCCGTCTCGGTGGCTCCGTCGTCGGTCGCCGTCGGTTCCTCCGTGGCCGTCCCGTCAGTCGGCGTTTCCGAGTCGACCTGGAAGGTGGGCGACTGGTCCGCCATAACCACGCCGTGGTGTGTCGCGGTTGCCACCGGCGTCGCGCCAACGATCATCAGCGCGAACGCGAGAGAGAGGAGTAAGCGAGACGGCGAAATCCAGCCCATGGGGGACCGTCAGTCCATCGCGGGATTAGTTACACACAGGCAAGAAACCGATAAGCCGGCCTTATCGGCCGGCAGCTACGGAGTCCGGTAGCGAGATCGAGAGCCAATAAGAAGGGTGTAACTATCGACCAGCATATCCAATGTGAACATATGACAGTATTCGCTGTCTCTCGTCGTCAGGTACTGCAGACAGCGGCCGTCGTCGGTGCCGTCGGCGTGGCCGGATGCGGCGGCGGTGGAAGTGATGGTGGCGACGGTGGAGGCGGAAGCGGCGACGGCTCGATTTCCGCCGAAGACTACCCCAACGTCGACGAGTGGTTGACCGAGACGGAAATCGGCGGCGCGGACGACACGTACGACGGGTCGCTGACCGACCACCGCGACAACGCCAGCCTCACCGTCGACGTGGGTGCGGAGGGCAACGACGGGAACTTCGCGTACGCCCCGTCCGCAGTCGTCGTCTCGACGGGCACGGAGATCCGCTGGAACTGGACCGGTGAGGGGAACCCGCACAACGTCGAAGCGCTGCCCGAGGAGCAACTCGGCGAGTCCGACTACGAGTTCAGTTCGGGCGAGCCGACGGGCGGTTCCGGCGTGAAGTACACCCGGACGCTGGAGGAACCGGGCGTCGTGCTGTACCACTGCGAACCCCATCTCTCGCTGGGGATGAAGGGCGGAATCGCGGTGGAGTAACGGCGGTCAGCGCCTACTCGTCGGCGTCGCGCCCGAGGTCGTAGAACTCCTCGTTCGGCCGTATATCCGCGAGTTGCGCCAATCGGTTCGAGAGGTTGAAGAAGGCGGCGACGCTGCCGATGTCCCAGACGGCGCGCCGGCTGAAGCCGTACTCTTCCAGTCGTTCGAGGTCGCTCTCGTCTACCGCGGCCGGGTGTTCGGTCAGTTTCACCGCGAAGTCGAGCATCGCCTCGTGGGCCTCGTTGATGTCGGCCGTGCGGTGGTTCGTGGCGACCTGTTCGGCCAGCCGCGGGGCCTCGGCGTGGATCCGGAGGAGCGCGCCATGAGCGACGACGCAGTACAGGCAGTGGTTGTCGCCGCTGACCGCGACGATGATCATCTCTATCTCCGCGCGTTCGAGTTCCGTGTCCTCGACGAGCGCGTCGTGGTACTCGAAGAACGCCCGGAAGTGCGAGGGGCGATAGGCCATCGCTCGGAAGACGTTGGGCGTGAAGCCCGCGCGGTCGGTCTCCTCGTCGATTCGCTCTCGCACGTCGTCGGGGAGGTCCTCGCGGTCGGGGACCTGAAAGTGCCGCATCGGCGCTCCCGTGTCATCCATATACACACTAGCGTCAGGCAACGGTATCAAAGTTGACCCAGCAAGTTCTGGCCCTCCGAGCGGTCCCCCGGGCCCCTAGTCCAAAGGTCTATGTCTCCCCGGCCCCGACCTAGAGTCACCATGAGCACGGAGACAGAGGAGGCGGACGACCTGCGCGAGCGCATCACGAACTTCCTGCGCCGGAACTTCCCGCAGATTCAGATGCACGGCGGCAGCGCGGCTATCGAGGAGATCGACCGCGAGGAAGGCAGCGTCACCATCCGGCTGGGCGGTGCCTGCTCGGGCTGTGGCATCTCCCCGATGACCATCCAGGCAATCAAGACGCGCATGACCAAGGAAATCCCCGAGATCGAGGAGGTCGTCGCGCGCACCGGGATGGAACAGCAGGAGGGCATGGCCGGCGGTAGCGGCATGAACCCCTCGTTCCCCGGCGGCGACTCCCGCGGTGGCGACGTCGGCGGCGACGACGAAGGCCCCGAAGCGCCGTTCTGACGCCGGATTTCTCCCATTTTTCTCGGCCGGCGAGCGGCGGCGCTGTTACTCGACCTATCGAGGTGACGGAGAACAGCCTGGTGAGTTTAGATTCAAATATGGCGGATTCGGCCACACATTACGCTCGACCTACATTGGATGAGAATATCGAAGGTCGTTTTGGCGTTTTAGTTCCACCTCGCCGATATTTAGCTCCCGAAATCGCATCGAGAAAATAATTCTATCTAAGAGAGGGGTAGATAGCTCGAAATGGTACGCAGTTCGAGACTATCCGAATGCGAAGCGAAACAAGAGGGTTCGTGCGGTCCCCGTCAGGTACCCTTCATGCCGCCGCTCGCGAGCCCCTCGACGATCCAGTGCTGGAACACCGCGAACAGCACGACGACGGGGATCATCGTGACCGTCGCGGCCGTCAACAGCAGCTCCCACGCGACGGTGTTCTGCGACTGGAACAGCTGCAAGCCGAACGGCAGGGTCCGGGTCGCCGCCGTCTGTGAGAGGATGGAGACGAACAGGAAGTCGTTCCACGAGAGGATGAAGGTGTAGAACCCCGCGACGGTGATGCCCGGCAGCGACATCGGGACGATGATGCGCCCGAGGATGTCCAGATGCGAGCAGCCGTCCATCTTCGCGGCCTCGTCGAGGGATTCCGGAATGTCGTCGAAGTAGCCTTTGAGCAGCCACGTTCCCAGCGGGATTCCCAGCACGGAGTGGGCGATGACGATGCCCAGCAGCGAGTCGATGAGGTTCAGCGAGAACATCACCAGGAAGAAGGGGATGAGGATGAGCACCCGCGGCAGCATCTGCGTCCCCAGGAAGGTGAACAGCAGGCCGCTCCGACCGGGGTACTCGAACCGGGACATCGAGTACGCCGCCAGCGTCCCGACGACCAGCGTGATCGCCGTCGTCGCGGTGGCGACGATGGTGGAGTTGATGAAGTACTGCTGGAACAGCCCGGTCGAGAGGATGGCGACGTAGTTCTGGAGCGTCAGTTCGCTCAGCGCCGGCACCAGCCGCGGCGAGTAGAGGAAGTCCGGCGACGTGAACGTCGCCATGACCATGTACGCCACCGGGAGCAGCAGGAACGACATGTAGACGCCGAGGACGGCGTACACGCCCAGCGCGCGCTTGGGCGACATGTCCTCCGCGAGCCACGCGTCCAGTCGGTCCGAAAGGGAGCGATCCGTCGAACGTGCTTGCGATTGCGTGTCAGTTGCCATGATCAGTCACGCGCCTCCAGGGTGGCGTACACGACGGTGAAGGCCATCATGATGAGCAGCATCACGACGCCGATGCTCGCGGCGTAGCCCATCGCGTACTGCTGGAAGGCCTGTTTGTAGATGTACGTCGCGAGCACCTCGGTGTTGCCCAGCGGGCCGCCCCCCGTCGAGAGGAAGACGATGTCGAAGTTGTTGAACGTGAAGATGACGTGCAACACGATCATGATCATCGACACGTACGAGATCTGCGGGAGCGTGATGTAGCGGAACCGCTGGAGCGGACCGGCCCCGTCGAGCCGCGCGGCCTCGTACTGGGTCTCCGGGATCGACTTCATCGCCGCCAGCAGCGCGATGGCGTAGAACGGCGTGTTCCGCCAGACGTGCATCAGCACGACGAGCGGGAACGCCACGCCCGGCCGGCCGAACCACGCGGCCGTCTCCATTCCGAGGCTGTCGAGGATGACGTTGACCGGGCCGAACCCGGTCTGAGTCAGGAATCGGAAGATGATGACCATCACGATGATGGGTAACACCCACGTGATCATCGACAGGCTTCGGAACAGCCCCGCGCCGGGAACCTTCTCTTTGAGCGCCAGCGCGAGACCCAGCCCGAGCAGGTACTGCAGCGAGACGGCTATCGAGGTCAGCAACACCGTGTGCCACAGCGCCGACTGGAACGTCGCGTCGGCGAACATCTGCGCGAAGTTCTGTAATCCGACGAACGTCTGTTGCTCGGGGTTCAACAGCGACGCCTCGAAGAAGGCCAACTGGATCCCCCGGAGCGTCGGGAAGATGATGATGACGCCCATCAGGACGACCGCGGGGAGGACCAGCGCGTAGCCCAGCCACGTCTCCTCGAGGAACGACCGGAACTCCTCGACGTAGCCGCCAGCCGTCGGGCCGGTGTCGGTGCTCGTTGCCATCGGACGCTCAGAGCTCGCTTTCGAGGTTCTTCAGCTCGTCGTGGAACTGTTTGCCGGCCTTGTACGGGTCGGTTCTGCCGTAGGCGACTTCCTGCATGTGCTTGTAGAACGGCTGCCGGACCGGCCCCCAGCCGATCTTCGCCAGCGCGCGACCCGTCTCGAAGACGTCAGTGAACGGCCGCCAGCTCTCGTTGGTGATGGTCGATTCCACGTCTTCGTGGACCGGCGTCATGCCGTTCCCCTTCGCGTCCTCGCCCATCGCTTTCAGCGTGGACGGCGAGGCGAACGACGCCACGACTTCCTTCGCTGCCTCCTGCTGGTCGGAGTGACTGTTGACCATCACCGGCTTGACTTCGAGGAAGGTCCCCTTCGAGGCACCTTCGCCCCGAGGCAGGTGGGCCACCCGCGTCCGCTCGTTCAGGATCTTCTCGGCCAGTTCGCTGTCGTTGATGTTGTCGCCGGTGGTCCACGAGCGGAGCCACGTCCCGCACTCGATGAACGCGAAGTTCCCGTTGATGTAGCCGGGGTCGTTGACCTGCCACCCGGTTCCGAGCTGGTCGGGGTTGCCGACCGGGTCCTCGGCGGCGTAGATCTGGTAGTACCAGTTGTCGAATATCTGTCCGAGCGCGTCGGCCTCGACGTTGAGCTTCCAGGACTCGCCGTCGGGGACGTACAGCTGGTCGGTGTGCTGATAGACGTGGGACATCCACTCCTGGAACGCCCGGACGCTGCCGTCCTTGGTGCAGTTGTGGTAGGCCCACATGTCGTCGTACTCGCTGTTTATCATCCGGCCGACCTCGTGGAACGCCGAGGCCGACTGGGGGACGTCCTGACCGAGTTCGTCGAGGACGTCCTTCCGAGTGATGAACGCGCGAGCGTTCCCGTTGTACGGGAGGCCGTACAGTTTCCCGCGGTAGGTCAGGGCCTCGATGGTGCTGTCGACGTAGCCGTCGTAGAACTCCAGCCCCTCGGCCCAGTCGCCCAATGCAGTGAGGTGGCCCGCCTTGACGTATTCGGTGAGGTGGCTCAGGACCCCCTCGATGGCGTCCGGCTTGCCGGTCCGAGCGCCGGTGAGGAACTTCTGTCGGAGGTCCTCGTAGGAGAACCGGCCCATCTCGAGGGGTGTGTCCGAGCGCTGCTTGAAGTTCTCCTGGAACGTCTCTTTCCAGACGGGCGGCGACCCATCGTTCGGGAAGGCGTAGTTCCAGAAGAGGACGTAGTTGCCGCTTCCGCCGCCGCCGCTACCCTCGGTGCCGGTACCGCTCCCGCTTCCGCCGTCGGCACCCATCTCGTCGGCCGCACCGTCGCCGCCGCCACCACAGCCGGCGAGTCCGGCGGTGGCTCCGACGCCGATGGCTTTCACGAGCGAGCGTCTGCTGAGTCCAGGGGAACTACTGTCTGACATGAGGCGAACCCTAGCGTGGACATTGGACTACCCCCATTTATAATTTTCCCCCAAAGACCGTTGACAACCCGTGGTAGTTGTTGTCATTATCCAGTAGATTTATCACTCGCTGTCCGAAACGCACATCCTGTATGCCGAAGATCGCCTTCGTCGGAGCGGGTAGTATGGTGTTCGCCACGAAACTCGTGGGGGACATCCTCTCGTTCGACGAACTGAACGACAGTACCATCGCGTTGATGGACGTAGACGAGCATCGACTCGAACAGACGACACGCATCGCCGAGGCGATGGTCGAAAACGAGGACCTAGACGCCACCATCGAGTCGACGACCGACCGCGTCGACGCGCTCGACGGTGCCGACTACGTCATGAACATGATCAACGTCGGCGGCACCGAACCGTTCGAAAACGAGATCCGCGTCCCCGAGAAGTACGGCGTGAAGCAGGCCATCGGCGACACGATCGGGCCGGGCGGCATCTTCCGGGGCCTCCGGACCATCCCGACGATGCTCGATATCGCGAGCGACATGGAGGAGCTGTGTCCCGACGCCCTCCTGTTGAACTACACGAACCCGATGTCGATCCTCTGTCAGACGATGTTCGAGGCCACCGATATCGAGACGGTCGGCCTCTGCCACAGCGTCCCCCACACCGCCGAGGCCATCGCCGACTACGCCGGCGTCCCCGGAGACGAACTGGAGTACTGGGTCGCCGGCGTCAACCACGTCGCGTGGTTCCTCGAAGCCAAACACGGCGGGGAGAGCGTCTATCCCGACCTCCGAGAGGCCTACGACGACGAGGAGACCTACGAGCGCGACACCGTCCGCTTCGAGATGATGAAGCACTTCGGCTACTTCCCGACGGAGTCCTCGCATCACATGTCCGAGTACGTCCCCTACTTCCGGACCGACGAGGACACCATCGAGGAGATGACCGGGACGGACTTCGCCGAGCGGATGCCCACCGGGACGTACCTCGAAGGGTGGCAGGCCCGCTCCGAGGAGCGCGACGACCCGGAACTGGACGTCGATCTGGACGAAGTGGGCGTCGAGCGCTCCGAGGAGTACGCCTCTCGGCTCATCCACTCCCTGGAGACGGACACCACCCGTCGGCTGAACCTCAACGTCAGCAACGAGACGAACGCCATCGAGTCCCTGCCGACCGACGCCTGCGTCGAAGTCCCCGTCCTCGTCGACGGCACCGGTCTCCG encodes the following:
- a CDS encoding ABC transporter ATP-binding protein; this translates as MTTENAGQFAVRLDGITKRFGDVVANEGVDLAVESGSVHALVGENGAGKTTLMSVLYGLYRPDAGTISVHGEERRFSSPRDAIDAGVGMIHQHFQLVDTMTVLQNIVLGQEPTSGGLVDQASAREDVKAICDTYGFDVDRYLDTRVEQLGVGVQQRVEIVKSLYRGAETLVLDEPTAVLTPQEVDALFDVMAELTDRGRSLIFITHKLDEAMTAADRITVLRDGKAVGTVDAATTSREELARMMVGRDVLFEVEQRETTPGDVLVDVDDLRVRDDRDLEQVGGVDAEIREGEVLGIAGVEGNGQSELVEALVGLRSVDGGSISFEGTDVTETSRRRRIESGIAYVPEDRQEEGLVQDYTLARNALLGNQTLDPFERGGFLDWSAVRDHADDIIDAYDVQPSDREAEAASLSGGNQQKFIVGRELERDPAFVVASHPTRGVDIGSIEFIHDRLLEMRDRGMGVLLVSSKLDEVQKLSDRIAVMYEGQFVDVVDPDDVTEHDLGLLMTGDSPTDDRSGDGDREVEL
- a CDS encoding ABC transporter permease gives rise to the protein MVRASVLERFAIAVASTLLALLLGAVIVAASGYDAVEFVTALVYGAFGTISNVAFTLRQTTMLLLTGVAVAIAFRAGVFNIGVQGQFVVGGFATVVTVLFLAPFLPTGVVGGVLLMLLGTAAAMLVGGAYAAIPGVMKAYADANEVITTIMLNFIASGVVFYLVDSHLRPEGASAPNTEQLPSYVDLPGFAFGSSSFSVIGLGVALLTAVVVAFVLGRTRYGYDLVTSGHQAAAAAYAGVDPKRTVVLTMTFSGMVAGLAGAMFAIMILGYYSDPSTFPRFGFDAIAVSLLAANNPLGVIPAALLFGGLDAGGQYIGFTLDVPRQLVDGVVGLVVLFVATPELFRMAGRRTGLGGDEE
- a CDS encoding ABC transporter permease, with the translated sequence MSVTEYANPVRVTVGVGLLVLFVVGGVATLLDLPGAELLTVGAAQRALQAAIPIALAAIGGLYAEKSGVFNIGLEGFMIFGALAAAATASIASGEGAVTQAHLWLGILVAVLVCALLTVVYALLTIRYRADQIVAGLAVWFVALGFGPFTATVIWGGVSSPSLPNVDAITVPVLAEIPVLGRLVFDSSPLLWLTLFLTAAAWVVLYRTRYGYWVQAAGENPQALDTAGVSVNRVRYATVIFSGAMAGLGGAVLSIGIGSGFTGTGVTMVDGRGWIAIVAYLFGNYNPVGAFGAALLFGAMEMLQIQLQTIGIALPGSITELFPYVAVLVVLAAVGYTRMPAAVGEPYETEK
- a CDS encoding halocyanin domain-containing protein, producing MTVFAVSRRQVLQTAAVVGAVGVAGCGGGGSDGGDGGGGSGDGSISAEDYPNVDEWLTETEIGGADDTYDGSLTDHRDNASLTVDVGAEGNDGNFAYAPSAVVVSTGTEIRWNWTGEGNPHNVEALPEEQLGESDYEFSSGEPTGGSGVKYTRTLEEPGVVLYHCEPHLSLGMKGGIAVE
- a CDS encoding peroxidase-related enzyme (This protein belongs to a clade of uncharacterized proteins related to peroxidases such as the alkylhydroperoxidase AhpD.); the protein is MDDTGAPMRHFQVPDREDLPDDVRERIDEETDRAGFTPNVFRAMAYRPSHFRAFFEYHDALVEDTELERAEIEMIIVAVSGDNHCLYCVVAHGALLRIHAEAPRLAEQVATNHRTADINEAHEAMLDFAVKLTEHPAAVDESDLERLEEYGFSRRAVWDIGSVAAFFNLSNRLAQLADIRPNEEFYDLGRDADE
- a CDS encoding NifU family protein, which codes for MSTETEEADDLRERITNFLRRNFPQIQMHGGSAAIEEIDREEGSVTIRLGGACSGCGISPMTIQAIKTRMTKEIPEIEEVVARTGMEQQEGMAGGSGMNPSFPGGDSRGGDVGGDDEGPEAPF
- a CDS encoding carbohydrate ABC transporter permease → MATDTQSQARSTDRSLSDRLDAWLAEDMSPKRALGVYAVLGVYMSFLLLPVAYMVMATFTSPDFLYSPRLVPALSELTLQNYVAILSTGLFQQYFINSTIVATATTAITLVVGTLAAYSMSRFEYPGRSGLLFTFLGTQMLPRVLILIPFFLVMFSLNLIDSLLGIVIAHSVLGIPLGTWLLKGYFDDIPESLDEAAKMDGCSHLDILGRIIVPMSLPGITVAGFYTFILSWNDFLFVSILSQTAATRTLPFGLQLFQSQNTVAWELLLTAATVTMIPVVVLFAVFQHWIVEGLASGGMKGT
- a CDS encoding carbohydrate ABC transporter permease, with the translated sequence MATSTDTGPTAGGYVEEFRSFLEETWLGYALVLPAVVLMGVIIIFPTLRGIQLAFFEASLLNPEQQTFVGLQNFAQMFADATFQSALWHTVLLTSIAVSLQYLLGLGLALALKEKVPGAGLFRSLSMITWVLPIIVMVIIFRFLTQTGFGPVNVILDSLGMETAAWFGRPGVAFPLVVLMHVWRNTPFYAIALLAAMKSIPETQYEAARLDGAGPLQRFRYITLPQISYVSMIMIVLHVIFTFNNFDIVFLSTGGGPLGNTEVLATYIYKQAFQQYAMGYAASIGVVMLLIMMAFTVVYATLEARD